The following are encoded together in the Roseivirga misakiensis genome:
- a CDS encoding M16 family metallopeptidase, translated as MKKILILALVLITFNATAQIDRTKLPEPAPAKELKIGDYEKFTLKNGLTVIVAENHKLPTLSWNLSFITGPITEGDKGGYAGIFGQVMSAGTKTKTKDQLNEEIDFMGASVNAGATSMSAFSLSKYKEGVLKIMTDILYNPSFPEDEFERAVEQTLTGLKQSTEDPNTIASQLGGILNYGKDHPYGEIVTEETVKNITIEDLKSHYARYFKPNIAYLVIVGDINKKDAQKLAKKYFGDWKKGDVEKEEFTAPKPIEKTVISVVDRPSSVQSVINITYPVDNKPGNDDILAVSLMNNILGGGGSARLFMNLREDKGYTYGAYSDVGSSRYSSSFYASASVRNEVTDSALVQFMYELERIGNEQVTQEELDAAKSAIRGSFGRSLENRGTAAQFALSTEINNLPEDYFATYLKRLEAVTLSDIQRVAKKIVRPDKANVVVVGKAEEIAEKLKAFGEVKFYDSEGNPVQDPTKKVIADISPRSILDKYIEAIGGKAAVDGVKSVVNKSTASLNMAGQSFTLTRTVYQQGPDKFADVQVIPGQGEVYQVYNAGDAFLKAGGQTQSPPGPFKELMKYQGTLFGERFYEEVGFKLAYKGTSKIDSKEAHRIEINLGSITVNEYYDVASGLKVRIELGPSGTIDLSDYREVNGIMIPYKFAQSGGQLPVTLEFISDEVVVNGDLDTSVFNK; from the coding sequence ATGAAAAAGATATTGATACTTGCATTGGTGCTAATCACTTTTAATGCCACTGCACAAATAGATAGAACTAAACTTCCTGAACCAGCACCAGCAAAAGAGCTGAAGATTGGAGATTATGAGAAGTTTACGCTAAAGAACGGGTTGACTGTAATTGTCGCTGAGAACCACAAACTTCCGACACTAAGCTGGAACTTATCTTTTATCACTGGACCTATTACAGAGGGTGATAAAGGAGGTTATGCCGGGATTTTCGGACAGGTCATGAGTGCCGGAACGAAAACCAAAACTAAAGATCAGCTGAACGAAGAAATAGACTTTATGGGGGCATCAGTAAATGCCGGTGCCACTTCTATGTCAGCGTTCTCCTTATCCAAGTACAAAGAGGGTGTATTGAAAATCATGACAGATATTCTATACAACCCATCATTTCCAGAGGATGAGTTCGAAAGAGCGGTAGAGCAGACCTTGACTGGTTTAAAGCAATCGACGGAAGATCCGAATACAATTGCAAGCCAGCTAGGTGGAATACTGAACTATGGTAAGGATCATCCATATGGCGAGATTGTGACTGAAGAGACTGTTAAGAATATTACCATCGAAGATCTCAAAAGTCACTATGCAAGATACTTTAAGCCGAACATAGCCTACTTAGTCATTGTGGGAGATATCAACAAAAAAGATGCTCAAAAACTTGCTAAGAAATACTTTGGCGATTGGAAAAAAGGTGATGTTGAAAAAGAAGAGTTCACTGCGCCTAAGCCGATCGAAAAGACTGTTATATCTGTGGTTGATAGGCCTTCTTCAGTTCAGTCAGTAATTAATATCACTTATCCTGTAGATAACAAACCTGGTAACGATGATATCTTGGCTGTTTCGTTAATGAATAACATCCTAGGAGGAGGAGGGTCGGCAAGACTTTTCATGAATTTAAGAGAGGACAAAGGTTATACTTATGGTGCTTACTCAGATGTTGGAAGCAGCCGTTACAGTTCAAGTTTTTACGCGTCCGCAAGTGTCAGAAATGAGGTTACGGACAGTGCTTTAGTCCAGTTTATGTATGAATTGGAGCGTATTGGTAACGAGCAAGTTACTCAGGAAGAACTAGATGCTGCTAAAAGTGCTATCAGAGGTTCTTTTGGGCGTTCATTAGAAAATAGAGGTACTGCAGCGCAATTTGCCTTGAGTACTGAAATCAATAACCTGCCTGAAGACTATTTCGCTACTTACCTGAAAAGACTCGAAGCGGTTACACTTTCAGACATTCAAAGAGTGGCTAAAAAGATCGTTAGACCAGATAAAGCAAATGTGGTTGTAGTTGGTAAAGCGGAGGAAATCGCTGAGAAGTTGAAAGCTTTTGGTGAAGTAAAGTTCTACGATTCCGAAGGAAACCCAGTTCAGGACCCGACCAAGAAAGTAATCGCTGATATTTCTCCTCGATCAATTCTGGATAAATACATAGAAGCAATTGGAGGTAAAGCAGCCGTAGATGGCGTGAAATCCGTTGTGAATAAAAGTACTGCCTCACTAAATATGGCTGGCCAAAGCTTTACCCTAACAAGGACTGTTTACCAACAGGGGCCAGATAAATTTGCAGATGTACAAGTGATTCCTGGCCAAGGAGAAGTATATCAAGTTTATAATGCAGGTGATGCCTTTCTTAAGGCAGGTGGGCAAACGCAATCGCCTCCTGGTCCATTTAAGGAATTGATGAAATATCAAGGAACCCTTTTTGGAGAAAGATTCTATGAAGAGGTTGGTTTTAAACTGGCATATAAGGGAACTTCAAAAATCGATAGCAAAGAAGCACATCGAATTGAAATTAACTTGGGCAGCATTACTGTAAATGAGTACTATGACGTAGCGTCGGGATTAAAAGTAAGGATAGAATTAGGGCCATCTGGCACAATTGATCTTTCGGATTACCGTGAGGTAAATGGCATCATGATTCCTTATAAATTTGCTCAATCAGGTGGTCAATTACCTGTTACACTTGAGTTCATTTCAGACGAAGTTGTCGTAAATGGCGATTTAGATACTTCTGTATTTAACAAATAA
- a CDS encoding M16 family metallopeptidase, with translation MIKKISFLLMLCLISFSIQAQNIEYEEYTLDNGLSVLLHQDNSTPIVTVGVLYHVGSKNEPEGRTGFAHFFEHLMFEGSPNIGRGEYFKIIEAAGGQFNANTSPDRTYYFQTLPSNQLELGIYMESERMLHAKIDSTGIATQKEVVKEEKRQSVDNQPYGTLLINMLKNAYRGTNYEWAPIGSFEDIDAATDQDFVDFYETFYVPNNATLTIAGDIDIPTTKKLIKDYFSEIKRGTKTISRPKIVAPKLDGTIEETIFDNIQVPAVVQGYRMPPQGTEDYYALQVVTQLLSGGQSSRFQKVLVDEKRMALGFQVLPLPLEDGGLFINFALPNQGYEVSDLSDEMDNIIEEVKAGLIPEREFQKLKNRIENNFISNFSSGRSIAENMANYKVYFGDAGLINTEIERYRKVTREDLLRVANKYFVPENKVVLTFRPKSEQEKPGDAKIKKEGGNN, from the coding sequence TTCACCAAGACAATTCCACGCCTATTGTTACAGTAGGAGTTTTATATCACGTAGGTTCAAAGAATGAGCCAGAAGGTCGTACAGGATTTGCTCACTTCTTTGAGCATTTAATGTTTGAGGGCTCACCGAACATTGGAAGAGGAGAGTATTTCAAAATTATTGAAGCTGCCGGCGGGCAATTTAATGCTAATACTTCACCAGACAGAACCTACTATTTTCAAACGCTTCCGTCTAATCAGTTAGAATTAGGTATTTATATGGAGTCCGAGAGAATGCTCCATGCTAAAATTGATTCTACAGGTATTGCTACCCAAAAAGAGGTAGTGAAAGAGGAAAAAAGACAGAGTGTCGATAATCAACCGTATGGTACCTTACTGATAAACATGCTAAAAAATGCATACCGAGGTACAAATTACGAGTGGGCACCAATTGGTAGTTTCGAAGATATTGATGCTGCTACAGACCAAGATTTTGTTGATTTCTATGAGACGTTTTATGTGCCGAATAATGCGACATTAACGATCGCAGGAGACATAGATATTCCTACCACTAAAAAATTGATCAAAGATTATTTTAGTGAAATAAAAAGGGGTACTAAAACTATTTCTAGACCTAAAATTGTAGCGCCAAAACTTGATGGAACTATCGAAGAGACCATCTTTGACAATATCCAAGTACCTGCTGTGGTTCAAGGTTATAGAATGCCACCTCAGGGCACTGAAGACTATTATGCTTTGCAAGTAGTAACTCAGTTACTATCAGGTGGACAGAGTTCGCGTTTTCAAAAAGTACTTGTCGACGAGAAAAGAATGGCACTTGGCTTTCAAGTATTGCCACTACCTTTAGAAGATGGTGGGCTGTTTATCAATTTTGCATTACCCAATCAAGGTTATGAAGTGAGCGATCTGTCCGACGAGATGGATAATATTATAGAGGAGGTTAAAGCTGGGCTTATTCCAGAAAGAGAGTTTCAAAAGCTTAAAAATCGAATCGAGAATAATTTCATATCGAACTTCTCATCAGGAAGGTCAATCGCTGAAAACATGGCGAACTACAAGGTTTATTTCGGTGATGCTGGCTTAATCAATACAGAAATTGAGCGATATAGAAAAGTAACCCGAGAGGATTTACTGAGAGTTGCTAATAAATATTTTGTGCCTGAAAATAAGGTCGTTCTGACTTTCAGACCAAAATCAGAGCAAGAGAAGCCAGGAGATGCTAAAATCAAAAAGGAAGGAGGGAATAACTAA